The nucleotide sequence CGGCACTGGGTGCGGATCATCTGACCATTGGTGATGACCGTGCTGCGGCAACAATCTGGAGCTGGGCACAAGGCTACCCACAAGCGGCCCAGGTTAATCACGATTGTGCGTATCATGGTGCCGACGGTCGCTTCCGCGATTCTAACTGTGCTGATGATGGCAAATACGCTTGTAAAACAATGGACGGTCGTCAGTGGGCAGTATCGGGCATGGGTACAGAGAATACTTATGCTGCTGGCCAGGCGGCATGTCAGGCACTGGGCTCCCAGTGGCACTTTGGTGTTCCTACTAATGCTCAGCAAAACGAAGCCCTTAAGCGTGCTAAGGCGGCCGTTGGTACCGGGGCTATTTGGCTTGACTACCGCGATACCGTGAGTGAAGGCACCTGGGTAACTTCGGCTCACCAGTTAAGTTACGACGGCGGCGTTGCAGACCTGAAAGCCGTGAAACAAGGTGAAACCTACAAATTCTTTATGAAAGCCACGGCGGTTGATTGCGAATTCCAGTGGGAAGGAGGTTCAGCAACCGAGCGTGACGCCAAGTTTGATTGCCAGAGTACGCCTGATCCGATGATGTTCACTGCAATCGCGGACCCTCAGATCGAAGCCAATGGTAATGTCAGTATCGCGGGTTATATCAAAACCCAGATTGGCGACCAGTTGTGTGGTTTGGAGTGGGATGGAAGCCTGCAAAGTGACAACGAGCGCAATGCTAAGTTTGACTGCGATGGTAATGCGGACCCTCTGGTCATCACCAGCCTTGAAAATGGCACCTCAGATCGGGTGATTATCACGTCGAATGGTTGTGGCTTGCAGTGGGAAGGTGGCAGTGCTGATGACGACGGTGAACGTACCGCTAAATGGGATTGTGGCCCAGCTCACGATGAGCTGAAAATCTACGGTGTCGTTGCCCCAAGCGATTACCGCGAGCTGCGGGTTGCCAGTTCAAATCAATGTCTGGACTTTGAAGGAGTTGATCCGGCAAATGGTGCCAAGGCGATTGTTCATGACTGTGCTGGTGTGGCCTGGCAGAAATGGAAATATGAGCCAAACACCGGTTTGTTGCGCAGCAAGCAAAATCCGGATTATTGCCTGGATCATGCCAGTACCTTCAGTGATGGCGCACGTCCTCATATGTGGCAATGTGCCAGCTGGAGCGACAATCAAAAATGGGATCGCATTGGTGATACCTTCCGCCCACGCTTCAATCACAACTTCGTGCTGGATGCATTTGGCTCATCAAATGGAGATGCCGCAGGGTTATGGAGTGTTCACAATGGCACAAACCAGCAATGGACCTTTGGCAATGATTAAGTTTTAAAAGTCCGTTAAAACAAAAATAAGAAAACTGCGCCGCATTCAATCAATGAATGCGGCCGTCACATCATTCATCAGTGCTGTATTAATCTACTTAGGCATGGATATTAGGGCGTGCTCGTTCTAATACGGGAGTGTAGGTGCAGCATGGAACATCATGGATGTTACTTAACCGAGAGAAATACCATGAAACTACAAAAAACAATGCTTGCTGCATCATTGCTTGGGCTGGTGGGGTTTGCTCAGATCAGCACGGCGCACAATGATGGTGGCTACAGCCATGACTCCGGAGCGGTTGCTAATAACGTTGACTGGATGAGCCGTTTATCGGGTAACCTGAAAGTGAGTGAAATCAACCTGCCAGGCACTCATGACACGATGTCGATTAAATCCGGCGACATCTGGCAAAACCAAACGATGACTTTACGTCAGCAGTTGGATTCAGGTGTTCGGGTATTCGATATGCGTACCCGTCATATCAACGACACCTTTCGTATGCATCACGGCATTATCGCTCAGGACACCTACTTTGATGATGTATTAAAAGATATTGATGGTTTCCTTGAAGCCCATCCAACGGAAACGGTCCTGTTTCGTTTGCGCTCAGAACATACTCCTGAAAACAATACCCGTAGCTATGCAGAAACACTTGAAGAATATCTGGCTGAGCATGGCGGTAAGCGTTGGGTTCCAACTAACAATAATCCAACACTGAACGAAATCCGTGGCAAATTCGTGATTTTGCAAGAATTCAGTGGTGGTACTTACGGTTTGTCGTATGGCGCTATTGATAAGCAAGATGACTATAAATTAGACACGAATTGGGATTTATACGACAAGTGGATAGCCGTTAAAGACCATATGGAAAAGTCTGAATCCGGTAGTCGCGATACTCTGTACATGAATTATCTGAGTGGCGCAGGTGGCTCATTCCCTTATTTTGTCGCCAGTGGGCACTCAAGCCCCGACACGTCTGCCCCAAGGTTGGCTACAGGGTTAACCACACCGGGCTGGGCGAATTCGTATCCAGATTTTCCGCGCACCAGCTGCTTTATTGGTATTTGTACTATTTCGTTTGAAGGTACCAATACCCTGACGGCTGATTATATCGCTAATGGTCAGGCTGGCTTTGTTGGCATGGTGATGGCTGATTTTCCCGGGAAAAAATTAATTGAAAACGTTATCAACATGAATGACCTGAGCGGCTATACCTATAAGGAATTTAACTGGGGTAGCGGAACGGACGAAAATACTCGCTTATGTAATGGTAGTAGTGCTTGTGTTGAGGGGGATGCTTTTACTGACAACGCACCTGCCAGAAAAGACAAGCTGACTGTTGTTAGCTACAACGTTAAGCGACCTTCCGCTGCGAATATCCAAAACCAGATTGAGTGGCTGAAGGATAAATATGGTGCGCAGGGCCCAGACGTTATTTTATTGAGCGAAACCCAGCGCGGTGCTTCTTGCGGTGCGGGTCGCAACACCGCCCGTGAGTACGCAAAAGCTTTCAATGGTTATTATGTGAATGCTAATGAAGATGGCCCGAGCTCTAGCTGTCAGACAGGCAATGCGATTGTTTCCCGCTACCCGATGGGGAATGTCGGTATGATCCGCTTTAATGCCCAATCGGATGGTAGTTGGTCGAATAACCCTCAGGCTGGGCGTAATGCCGTTTATGCGGATATTAATGTTGGTGGCGATGTGGTGCATGTATATTCCATACACACGCATCATAGCTTTGGCATTGAGGGCGATTCTATCCGTAAGAAGCAACACGCTGAGATGGTGCAGCATGCGGAAGGTAAGCCTTATAGCAAAGTTCTGGGTGGCGATTTTAATGCCATTGGCCATGTGTTTGCAGATCCAATTGGCCTGCACGATATTTCACTCAATCCTGTATTTGATAAAGGTTACGCCGATGCTCACGATAGCCTGTCGACTTCTGGGCGAATCACATCAGAAGCAGGATTGCTGGACGGTGACTGGACCCTGATTCTGGACTTTATTTTTGCTAAAGATGGCAGTACGTCGAATGCTGGATTGTGTACCAGTGATTATTGTCGCAACAGTGACGTAATGTCTGACCATGTTCCTATCTGGGCTGATATCAGCTTCGCAGGAAATGGAGCTGCGCTTTCTGCTATAAAGATTAATGAGATGAAATCTGGAGATCGCTTCTCATTTAAACTGGCGACTAAGATAGGCTCATCCACTTGTAAGATGGAATGGGATGGCGGTGAATCAAATGGCGAGCGTAATGCTAAATTTGACTGTAACTCAGCGGGTGATGAACTGACATTTGTTGTGAATGCCGACCCCTGGGTCGATCATAATGGTTATCAGGCAACTCGTGGCTACATTTTAACCCTGGATGGAACGTGTGGTCTGGAGTGGGATGGAAGTCTGCAAGATGATAATGAGCGCAACGCGAAATGGGATTGTAGCAGTGGTAAGGATGAAGTTTACCTCACCAGTCATGCCGATGGCGGCCTGGATGACGTTATCATTACGACGGTGAGCAATATCTGCGGCCTGCAATGGGAAGGTGGTTCGGGTGTTGAACGTGATGCCAAGTTTGATTGCGACCCATCCTGGGACACATTCAGCATGGTTGAGCTGCGCCCGGAAGCCATTACCCCAGCTACCATGCAGCAAGGTGATACTTATGGCATGACAATTCACTCCGTGGTTGATCATTGCGGACTTGAATGGGGAGGCTTTATTGCTGAGCCTGAACGTATTGCTAAGTTTGATTGCAGTGGCAGTGCTGATCCGGTTCAGTTTATTGCAACAGATAGTCCGGTCGACAACGGAAACGGCACCACCTCGGTCAGTGGTAAGCTGTATTCTCATGGTGGTTCTTGCGGTTTAGAGTGGGGTGGGGTCACCAGCGGCTCTGATCGAAAAGCTAAGTGGGATTGTGCGGGTAATGCTGACCCACTGGTGATAACCACCAAAGCGGATTCTAACGATGTTTATATTCATGCAAGTAATGGATGTGGCCTGGAGTGGAGTTTGACGTCTGTGAATAACGAGCGAGAAGCCAAATGGGACTGTAATGGCAGTGTTGGTGACAGTTCGAATGCAGACAGCTTAACGCTCTCTGGTGTGACTAAGCAGTAAACGACCTGTGTTGTGAAAGTGGTATCAACCGATGCCACTTTCACTCACGCTTTAATCAAAACTGCGTGTTAAGCGGGTTCGGCCTCAAGGGTATCGGCGTACGTCGTTTTGAAAATCTCCGGCATCCGGGCAGGGCGGCCATTCTCCAGATTGGTGCAGATGTAATCAGTTTTGGCGCGCAGGATGGTTTTCTGATCGCTTAAGCGCACCACCTGAAATACCCGGCTGGCGCGCAGCTTGCCATCGTTATTGATCAGCCAGACAAACACCACAACCTTATCGTTAAGATACGCCGACGATAAATAATCAATCTCATGGCGAACCACGGCCATGCCGCGTTTTAATTCCATACAGGCATGTTCGGTTAATCCCACGCTGCGGGTGTGCTCCCATACAGTAGCGTCCAGCCATTGCAGATACACCGCGTTATTAACGTGACCAAAGCCATCGATCTCTTGAGCCTTTACCGTAAAGCACTTACCAAAAGCGTTAGGATGTTCGGCTAATTGCAGAATGTCAGCGTCCATGATGTCTCTTATACTCAGAATAGGTGGTGCAGGAATGTAGCACGCCAACAGCAAGATTTGATTCTCTTAAAATGTAAGAAAAGGAATGACTGAGTTGAATTAAACGCAAAGCTGGCATTGAGTGTGGTGGGGTGTGACGTATGATGTATTCAAACTCTGATGCTTCGGCGCTGAGTCTGTAATGGTGGCAGGAGGGCATAACAACAATGGATTGTGTGAAACACCCCCGGCGCTGGTGGTTCAGCCTCGTCTGGTTGGTTGTGACCGGCGTTCTATTAACGCCTTATAGCCAGGCAAAGAGTTGCGACTCCGTTATTATTAACGGCTCCGATGTCTGGAAGCCGGTCTCCTATCGGCAAGAAGGCTTATTGGTCGGTATCGTTCCCGACATTCTGATTCGCACTTTAGCGCAAATGGGTCACGCGGTTGACGTTGCACCACCGCAACCCTGGAAGCGCCTGCTTGAAAGTGTTGCCAAAGGAAAAATCGATGTTGTCTCGGGTGCTTATGGCAATGCCCAACGTGCAAAAACCTACCTCTATAGTGATGTGATTTTTCAGGATGAAGTTCGGGTTTTTGTCCGTAAAGGCCGCGAATTTCCATTTCAATCGCTTGATGATCTGGTCGGCAAAGCGGGTGCGATTCCGCTGGGAGCGTCGTATGGTGAAGCGTTTGACGCGTTCGCCAAAGAGCACTTACTGCTGTTTGAACCGGGCAGCTATTCCGCCATGTTTCAGATGTTAAACCGCGGCCGTATCGATTTTATTGTGCTGGCGTACTTCGATGGCCTTGCGGAAGTTCAGCGCAGTGAGCTGTCTGATGTGATTTCGATATTGCCACAGCCGGTGGTGATCAACGATGTGTACGCACTGTTCTCAAAAACATCGCCTTGTTCGGCGGTGCTGCCTGAATTTAATCGTCGGCTGAAAGTGCTCAAAAAGAGTGGTGAATGGCAGCGAATCATTGAGACTCATATCCGTGCCGCAATTATTGAGTCGCCTTAGAGCAACAATGATTGCTGCGAAAACTAAAAAGCCGCTCACTGAGCGGCTTTTTAGTGTCGGAATATTCAGTTGAGCAACGGCGCAACCACCATGGCGCAACTGCTCACAAAGGCGATGCCCCAGCTGAGGCTTCGCATCAGATGAATATTGGCCCAATAACACACGGTGTATAACACGCGCCCAATAATAAACAGGATGCAGCAGGCATTAATCAGCGACGCGCTTGCTTCAAAATGCAGTGCGCAAAATAAACCTGCAATGAATACCGGCAGCGCTTCCAGGCTGTTCAGGTGTGCAGATAACGCACGTTTTCCTAAACCAGTGAGTTGTGCCTGCTGATCGCGTGGGTAGCGGTTGTCGTAACCGCCTTGTTGGCGATTCATGGCAATCGAAACAGGAATTTTGGTGATGATGATCGACAGGATGGCGAACAGTACAGTGAGAATTGGCAGAGTCATGTTTTGGCCTGTTAGTGAGAATGAAGCGTTATTGTGTCGTTAGTGCTGGTGTTGTTAAAGGGGGAATTAGGTGTCAGAGAAGATTGGTATGTTCCGTTACTTTGACCAGTTGTGCTTGCTTTGATGTTGGTCACTGTTTTATTGATACAAAACTTTGGTAGTATCGAGGTCAATATTGAATGAGTCTGCCAAGGTTGTACTGCTCTTGAGGTTGGAGAGGAGAGGTGGACAGGGAATAACAAGGATCTCGTGTGATGGTCACACTACTTACCTCTATTAAGCGGGTAGCCTCTATTGGGGGGCGAGCCTGTGTTCTGTATTTGATGATCTTCAAATACAGGCTAATTCCTCAATCCAAGTTAATCGTGTTTCGATGATTTATTTCCTTAGAGCAACGTAGGAAAGTAATCGGAATTACGCAATTTCGGGCGTGCTTTAGAGTGGGGGAAGGATGATCGTAACATTAAACGCTATGCGCCAAAATTAGTTTTGCCTTTCATTATCGCGAAAAGATCTCGCTAAGGAAATATTGAATGATAGTTGGAGTATTGATTAGAAGCTTTAAAGTCTATAGTGGATGGTCATATGTGCCAATTAGTCGCGGTGATAACTTTACTTCGATTATTGGTGATAATGGAGTTGGAAAAAGCTCAATCCTTGAAGCGCTTGACTTGTTTTTTAACCGACACGTCCATAATTGGAATTACAATCATACATCTTTAAAAAGTGGGTTAGATAAGTCACCACCAGAAGTTTGTCCAATCTTCCTCATCGAAAAGAGGAAGATCAATCACAGAACCAATACGTATAAGAGCCTGGAGCGTTTAAATGAGTTGCTTTGGAAATTAGATGTTCATGATTACAATCCAACATTTCATAAATTGCTCAGTCCAATGGTTTCTCATGTGAGTCACTTGAAGGAAGCAGGGTTTTCCAGCTCAAGATTTTTTTTATTCCCTTGTGGGGTAAGAAAGATTAAGGGGCAGACAGAGTTTTCAATGGCTTTTTTTGATAACTCTCCATATTGGAATGATTTGGAGGAAGACGACGGTGAAGGAAGCCAAGAAAGTTATAGTCTAAATGACGTTCTCACTGATGCGATTTCTCACGTAAGGGAAAATATAGAGTATATATACATTCCATCCGAACTGGACTATCAGCAGTATACTAAGATTGAGGGCAGTACAATTCAGGCCTTGATGGGGACGACAGTCGATAACATTATTAAGGATCTGATTGACGATGGAGTATTAAAGGGAATTAATAAAGGGTTAGATGAGTTTCTTAAGGAAATAGAGGTATATTTGAGTAAGTACCAGTATAAGAAGCCGTCTGTGTATCAGACGAGATTTAACCTATCTCACTTATCCTCAAAAATTATTGAAACATACTTTGATTCAAAAGTTCTAAATTTGAAATCTGGTTCCGCGTCAACTCCAATTTATGATTGTAGCTCAGGTGAGAAACGTCGAGCTATTATTGATTTGGCTGAGGCCTTTATACTAAAAGCAAGAAAGGATCCTAGTGGAAAAAAGGTAGTATTAGCAATTGATGAGCCTGAAGTTTCATTGCACATGTCTGCTTGTTTTGATCAGTTTTCGAAAATTGAGGGGATATCAAAAAGTGGAGTTCAGACGATTGTATCAAGCCACTGGTACGGATATTTACCATCGGTTTCTGCCGGTGGTGCAGTATATATTGCGGATTCAAAGTCTGGGAGGAGCTCTAGCTATATCGATTTAAAGAGATATAGAGAAGATATTAAAGAGCTGCGAAAATCTACTAGCGGAGCTTTGCCCTCTAATATTGAGCTAAAGACAATAAATGATACTGTTCAATCGGTAATTTCCACGATTGTCTATTCAAATATGAAGTGGATTATTTGTGAGGGAGCATCAGATAGAATATACCTTGATCATTTTTTCTCTGATCATGAAGATGTTCGAATTGTTTCTGTTGGCGGCAGTAAATACGTAAAACAGTTCTATGAATACTTGTATTTGGCTCTGGAGGATGAGCGTCAGAGTATTGTTGGTCGAGTGTTTCTTTTAGTTGATACTGATGAAAGTTTTGAAAAGTACACTGCAAAGGAGTCGATAAAACAAATAGTAATTAAGCGACTTCAGAACTACGATGACGAATATATTACGAGATTGGAAAAAACTTCAGATACTAAGAGTACTCTTCCTACAGAAATCGAAGATGTGTTAGATCCTAAGGTATTTCTAGAAACACTAAAGACTTATAGTAGTGAAAATGATGATGTGAAAAACATACTGTCAGCTCCAGAAATTACTACTGCATCAGCATCTGGTTTTGCTCTGGACTGGAGAGTGTCTGAACGAAAACAACTAGAGAAGTTCTTTTCATCCCCCCAAATTAAGTGTGAGTTTGCGGAGCGATATATATCGATATGTCAAAAAGAGCCCTTAGGGTGGGTTGAAGATATATGGGAGTTTCTTAAAGCTGGGGGTTGATTCTTGTGACCGCTATGGATGGAATTATGTAGTTAGGAGTAGTGTTTTATTTGGGTGGTCCCTTGTGTCGTAAACTGCTCCCCCCTACAATGCCACTCGTTTTTACACTATCCCATTACCTTAAACTCTAGGTTGTAACGATGAGCGACAAGCCAGCACTGCCAGACCACCTGTCTGTTAACCCTAAAAGCAAGTTCTACGCAGAAGAGTTCTTCGAGTACGACGTAGGCATCCGCCTGAACGGCAAAGAGCGCACGAACGTCGAAGAATACTGCATCAGCGAAGGCTGGATTAAAGTGTCTTCGCCTACCGCTAAGGATCGTTTTGGCAACCCAATGCTGATGAAGCTGAAGGGCGAAGTAGAAGCCTTCTACAAATAAGCATTTCGCCAAATCGCATCCCTCATAAACTTTGCTGGGGTGCAGGCAATAAAAAAACCGCGCAGCTTGTAAAAACTGCGCGGTTTTTTATTGCTCGTCAGAAGCCCGTAAACTAGATGCGGAACTTCAGCAGGGTATTAACCGCATTTTTAAACAGCGAACCGTACGGTGGCGACAGCATCAAAATGATCTTAGACGTCAGGTTGGACTGCTTGAATACCGGACGCAGTTTAGAAAACTCTTTGAAGCCTTCTTCACCATGGTAGTGGCCCATGCCGCTGTTTCCGATACCGCCAAATGGCATATCATGTTGCGCAACGTGGAACATGCAGTCGTTGATGCACACACCGCCCGACAGGGTTCTGAATAACAGGTCGTCCTGAGTGCTCTTGTTGTTCGAGAACATGTACAGAGCCAGTGGACGATCGCGCTCATTCACGTACTCAACCACTTCATTCAGTGATTTGTAGGTTTTGATCGGCAGAATCGGGCCAAAGATTTCGTCCTGCATCACAATCATATCGTCAGTTGGATTAACAACGATGTGTGGTGCAATTTTCTGACCTTCAACGTTTTGATCAGCGCCCTGAATCAGCTGGATGACATCCGCGCCTTTTTCTTTGGCGTCTGCCAGGGTCGCGGTTAAGCGATTAAACGCTGCTTCATCGATGATGGCGGTTAAATCGTCGTTGTTCACGCCGTCATAACGACCGGCAACCACTTTTTTGGCCTGCTGCACAAACTCGTCGACTTTGCCTTCCTGAATAAACAGGTAGTCTGGTGCAACACAGGTTTGGCCAGCATTGAGGAATTTGGTGAACGTGACACGCTCAGCAGCCGTGGCAACATCATAGTCAGGAGCGATAATGGTTGGCGATTTGCCGCCCAGCTCCAGTGTTACCGGAGTCAGGTTTTTCGAGGCAGCTTCCATCACCACTTTGCCGGTGGCGGCAGAGCCGGTGAATACCATGTGATCCCATGGCATGGACGAGAATTCGCGGGCCGATGTGCCCGGGATAACCGCCAGTGTTTCTTCGTCGAACGAGGCTGAAACCAGTTCATCGATCAGTCGACACAGGTTTTGCGAGTTGGCCGCCATCTTCACTATGCAGCGGTTACCTGCGGCCATGGCGCTGATCGCTGGGCTTAATGCCAGGAATAGTGGGTAGTTCCACGGGGTAACAACGCCAACCACGCCTTTTGGCTGGGGGATCAGTTTGTTGCTGGCACCAAAGAAGGTCAGGCCAACATGGCGGCTTCTGGCCTTGGACCATTTTTTAAGACGCTTCTTGGCATACGTTACCGAGCCAAGCAGTGGCATCAGCTCCAGCAGCATGGTTTCGTTAACGGAGCGGCCGCCGAAGTCTTTGTTGATGGCTTCACAGATGCGCTCTTTGTTGCTTTCCAGCAACTGGGCCAGTTTCTCAAGATTGTCTTTGCGCTCTTGAATGCTTGGGTAGGCATGTTTACGTGAAGCTTCGTATTGCTTCTTATACGTCGCCTGAAGTCTTTCTGAAGGAGTCATAGGAGATCAGCTTCTTTGATGTTATTAGAGTTTTTACTCGGTTGAGTGTACCGCGCTTTTTGTGGCAAATCGACAGCTGATACGGGAATAAATATGGGGGTGGGGCAGTTTTTGTTAAAGGGATGATAAGGGTAGGGTTTAACGGCTCAGGTAGCTCAGGCCTGCTTCAATAAATTCGCCGAGTATTTTGTAGTTCTGATTGACGATAACCGCTTCAATGCGAGTCCAGTCAAGATTCAGACAATTCTTGCAACGTTTCGAGTTGTTCTTGCGCATGCTGGTGTATGGAGGTGATATAAGCTTCGTTCATTCTTGCTGACTCCAGTATTTGAAATCTTCCCATTTTGACCAGACTCTTTGCTCAATCAGCATAGCCTGACCTTCACCAAAAAGGCGCTTTCCCTCAATGGCTTCATAAGCCAGTGGTGTAGGAGCTTCGATGATGGATATAGAGTTAACAGTGCGCTGATTTAAGTCACTCAGGGCTGAGTCAAACTCTGGAAGTTGCTGCCAGGAATTCGATGATTCCGGCAGCAGGAGGGCCAGGACAATGTCGCTTTGTTGATTGGCAGTTCCTTGGGCGAAACTGCCATAAAGCCAAGCTGCCAAAACCCCTTGCTGTTGCAAGTATGTTGATACTTGTTGAAGCAGAGGCTCTGGTAGTTGCATCAGAGCGCCTGAATTTTCTCAATTTGCTCTTTCAGCTTGGCGATGTCACGCTCGAAATCAGCGGCTTTTTCTTTCTCTTTTTCGATCACTGCAGCCGGTGCCTTGTCGGTAAAGCCCGGGTTGCCCAGCTTGTTGGTGACACGATCCAGATCTTTACCCAGCTTCTCAATCGACTTATTCAGACGCGTTACTTCGGCGTCTTTATCGATAAAGCCAGCCATTGGGATCAGAATTTCCATATCGCCAACCAACTGGGTGACCGACATTGGTTCTTCATCACCTTCGTTCAGCCAGGTCAGCTTCTCCAGCTTGGCCAGCTTCATCAGGAAGGCCTGGTTCTCTTCCGCACGACGGAAGTCATCGTCGTCGCCGTTTTTGAATAATAATTCCAGCGCTTTGCTTGGTGGAATGTTCTTCTCGCCACGCACGTTACGTACCGCAGTGATTACATCCTGCAGCCATTTTACGTCGGCTTCCGCGTCGGTATCGATCAGGGCTTCCTGAGCTTGTGGGAATTCCGCCAGCATAATGCTGTCGCCGGATTTACCCGCCAGCTCTTTAACCTGCTGCCAGATTTCTTCAGTGATAAACGGCATGATTGGGTGAGCCAGTCGTAATACCGCTTCCAGTACACGAACCAAAGTACCCAGGGTGCCACGCTTAGCTTCGATTGGCGCGTTTTCGTCCCACAGAACCGGCTTAGACAGTTCCAGGTACCAATCGCAGTATTCGTTCCAGATAAATTCGTACAGCGCAGACGCCGCCATATCGAAACGGTATTGATCAAAGTGACGACGTACTTCCTGCTCGGCAAATTGAAGGCGGGAAATAATCCAGCGATCCGCCAGAGACAGCATCGCATCTTCGCCGTTGGCGCCACACTTAGCTTTCATTTCGTCAGTGATGGCGATGGTTGTACCGTCAGCCGCCGCTTTATCAACCGCTTCTTCGCCGGCAACCGACAACATCACATAACGGGAGGCATTCCATAACTTGTTACAGAAATTACGGTAACCTTCCAGACGTTTCATATCCCAGTTGATATCACGACCGGTGGAAGCCATGGCCGCCAGGGTGAAACGCAGCGCGTCGGTACCGTGTGGGGCAATGCCTTCCGGGAATTCTTTTTTCGTGCGCTTGCCAATTTTCTCAGCCAGCTGTGGCTGCATCATATTGCCGGTGCGCTTATACATCAGGTCGTCGAGGGAAATACCATCGATCATATCCAGCGGGTCGAGTACGTTACCCTTGGATTTTGACATCTTCTGACCGACTTCGTCACGAATCAGGCCGGTTACGTAAACGGTTTTAAACGGTACCTGAGCTTTGCCATCTTCGTCTTTGCAGAAGTGCATGGTCATCATGATCATGCGTGCAACCCAGAAGAAGATAATGTCGAAACCGGTAACCAGAACGTCAGTCGGGTGGAAGTCCTGCATACGTTTCAGTACTTCGGGATCATCCAGGTTGGGCCAGCCTAAGGTGCCGAAGGTCCACAGGGCAGAGGAGAACCAGGTATCCAATACGTCGTTGTCCTGAACCAGTTCAACGTCGGCGGCCAGGCTGTTTTGTTCGCGCACTTCTTCTTCGGTACGGGCAACGTAAACATTACCTTCTTCGTCGTACCAGGCCGGGATGCGGTGACCCCACCACAGCTGACGGGAAATACACCAGTCTTGGATATCACGCATCCAGGAGAAGTACATGTTTTCGTAGTTCTTCGGCACGAACTCAATGTCGCCGTTTTCAACCGCTTCAATCGCAGGCTTAGCCATGGTTTTAGCGTCAACGTACCATTGGTCGGTCAGCATTGGCTCAATCACCACGCCGCCACGGTCGCCGTATGGAATAACCATGTCGTTTTCAACGATTTCAACCAGCAGGCCAGCTTCTTCGAAGTCGGCAACGATGGCTTTACGCGCGGCGAAACGCTCCATGCCACGGTATTTCTCAGGAATAAAACCAGACAGTTCGTTGTTCACGCTGCCGTCAGTGTTAAAGGTCTGAGCTTCGTCGCGGATATCAGCGTTAAAGGTCAGTACGTTGATCATTGGCAGCTTGCAACGTTGGCCAACTTCATAGTCATTGAAGTCGTGGGCCGGGGTGATCTTCACACAGCCGGTGCCTTTTTCCATATCGGCGTGTTCGTCGCCAACGATTGGAATG is from Bacterioplanoides sp. SCSIO 12839 and encodes:
- a CDS encoding valine--tRNA ligase translates to MDKTYQPNALEQNWYQQWEEKGYFKPYQDHLTGEGYSIMIPPPNVTGSLHMGHAFQHTIQDALTRYKRMNGNKTLWQVGTDHAGIATQMVVERKLAAEGQPDRHALGREEFTKKIWEWKEESGGTITRQMRRLGNSVDWETERFTMDDGFYKAVQEVFVRLYKDGLIYRGKRLVNWDPKLHTAISDLEVENKDVKGKMWHLKYPLADGLTYTDEDGNEHAHIVVATTRPETMLGDTGVAVNPEDPRYKHLIGKDVVLPFVERRIPIVGDEHADMEKGTGCVKITPAHDFNDYEVGQRCKLPMINVLTFNADIRDEAQTFNTDGSVNNELSGFIPEKYRGMERFAARKAIVADFEEAGLLVEIVENDMVIPYGDRGGVVIEPMLTDQWYVDAKTMAKPAIEAVENGDIEFVPKNYENMYFSWMRDIQDWCISRQLWWGHRIPAWYDEEGNVYVARTEEEVREQNSLAADVELVQDNDVLDTWFSSALWTFGTLGWPNLDDPEVLKRMQDFHPTDVLVTGFDIIFFWVARMIMMTMHFCKDEDGKAQVPFKTVYVTGLIRDEVGQKMSKSKGNVLDPLDMIDGISLDDLMYKRTGNMMQPQLAEKIGKRTKKEFPEGIAPHGTDALRFTLAAMASTGRDINWDMKRLEGYRNFCNKLWNASRYVMLSVAGEEAVDKAAADGTTIAITDEMKAKCGANGEDAMLSLADRWIISRLQFAEQEVRRHFDQYRFDMAASALYEFIWNEYCDWYLELSKPVLWDENAPIEAKRGTLGTLVRVLEAVLRLAHPIMPFITEEIWQQVKELAGKSGDSIMLAEFPQAQEALIDTDAEADVKWLQDVITAVRNVRGEKNIPPSKALELLFKNGDDDDFRRAEENQAFLMKLAKLEKLTWLNEGDEEPMSVTQLVGDMEILIPMAGFIDKDAEVTRLNKSIEKLGKDLDRVTNKLGNPGFTDKAPAAVIEKEKEKAADFERDIAKLKEQIEKIQAL